In Solanum lycopersicum chromosome 3, SLM_r2.1, the genomic stretch aaattaattcataaaaatatgacTATTCATTCGCCTGATGTAAAAGAATAAGTCGAGCATGTCGCATAagactaatttaatttatattcacaACGATTTATCAGTTTGCTTAAAATGTTCACCAAGAGCAGAGGCTTATCGGATTGTTCCGTCTCAATGCCTTTTAAATTGACAATGCCTTTTAAATTGACTATATCATCGCACGGAATTTGTCTAGTACAAATTAATCCCTATATGATTTACTGAATTTTACACCGTGCAAATTTAATGGTCACAACAGAGTGTTCATCGAAAGGGCAAAGGCTGAGACAGAGATTCGAGAGGGAAAGGGGAGAACAGTGCAGGGAAAACTACTAAGGTTAGGGGAGGCGCTAGATTGTAAGTAATTCGAAGATCAAAAAGGCAACAACGAGTCACTGTATTTAACGAAACAAAAAGTAGAACATAATTTAAAGAGCAACAAACAGAAAATAGAGATCGGAGTTTGATTAACCGGCATAAACATGTACGCCGACGGCAACAAGTAAGATAGTGATGAGGCCAAAGTAAATGACGGCATGTACCAAAATAGCAGCGCCGCTCGTTTGCATCCCGCCGAACTCCACCACTTTTCCACGGCTAGGTAACTGGAACAACAACCCCGGCGATAAAAGCACGAACAGCACCACCGCTATCAACACCGGTCCCCAATCCGCCATGGTAAGTAAGTAACTAAGGGTGATTGAACAGAGAGAAAGAGGAAATTAATTGGGGAAAATGAAAAATGGTGAAGTTGTGTGCAGCAGATGTGGCCAAAATTGAACGGAAACAGAGATTTGAATTTGTTGGATGTTGGCGTCATTGGATTCATTGCCTCGTCATTCCCCCAATTTCAGTCTTGGGCTTTGTTTTTTGGACGGTGACTTCTCATCCTCCCAAtacactttttcttcttttaattttggttAACATCACTATGCGTGTACGTTTGATTTTTTGGTtcgattttatattatttatttttttatttttggttttaaagcaatataatccaattcaaattaaaataaatataatttgatttgatttgagttttttctttttgatttggttaatcagttatgtcaataattataaatataacaaagttattttgcaatttttaaaaaattatatgttattttttaatataaatcacaagtaaaacttaaaattatatcttaaagatgttcaaatataagaaaatgaactaaatcatgatgaaaataattaaaaagggaCAAAATTAGGTAACTCTAACTTAATTGTAAAAACAACACACACAAAATTCAGTTTTCTCGATTTTCGTTTTGCTAAATTCgaaatcaaaccaaaaaaataaacaaagtacattataaatccaaaatcaaaccaaaaatctcaaaaattaatcCAAATTAGAATTcgatttgatttggtttgattATTCGGTTTAATCCAAATGGTGCACACCTTAAACATCACAGTTAGATATTTCAcatgtttacttttatttgtcacacctactaagaaaataattataattaatataaatattaaccAAAATCCTCTATTGaatatttcatctatttctAATTACTTGTTCGTTTTTTAATTGACACgcctattaaaaaattaataattaagataatgaagttatcattttatctttattaattatgaagtgaataaattaaaagataaaattttaaaaaaagttttacctttttaaaaggAATTAACGAGGGTACAATACgtggaaaaaaattatctttttcttattttgtcaaaatgaataagtaattagggacaactaaaaaatataatgtggaGCAAGTAATTAGGAATAGAGAGAGTGATGtcttgaaaaatgatttgagaaataaattttaaatgctTAAGCgtaaaacatagaaaaaaaattattgtcttttcttgatatgtcaaaaataataagtaaaataaaaatttatcttaaaaataaatgacaaaTAACCGTTAACAcatgattatattatttatctcaaaataaatgttattcCAAAAACAATCACATCCATTGAATAGGGCTGGATATCGGACGAATTACTAATCCGCTAGCCAATCAATAAGTTATTGTTTAGTTCGGTATTAGATTAGAAATTAACGGATGATTATCGATGTACCGACTACACCATTTCATGCTCACTTCTCTTACTTTGACTCA encodes the following:
- the LOC101248948 gene encoding uncharacterized protein; its protein translation is MADWGPVLIAVVLFVLLSPGLLFQLPSRGKVVEFGGMQTSGAAILVHAVIYFGLITILLVAVGVHVYAG